Within Lolium rigidum isolate FL_2022 chromosome 5, APGP_CSIRO_Lrig_0.1, whole genome shotgun sequence, the genomic segment GCAACTCAAAAGTATCATGCATTAAATGAGATAAAAGCCTCTTTTCCAATGAAAACCTGGGGAAATACAGTTGCTCAAATCATTGGCCGATAGAATGGTATACATCACACTAAACGAGATGCAAGTCAGAAATATCATGCATTGCGAAAAAAAGTGTTTCACCAGCATATTCGTGTCACTGTGTTTTATCTTCTTCTTAACGAATGATGTCTCTTTCTTTCTTGGCTAAGTATATCTCATCAGTCCTAACTCAATGCATGTCGACACGTTGCGGATATAATtaagaaaactgaggaaaaatcaATGTACAACGAGCATatcaagaaagaacatcaatgatATGAAAACGGGCCGAATTCACTCACGGATGCCCAAGAGTGATATGCAACAGAAAGGAAGATGGGGGCAGGTCGGGACAGGTGGGGGGATTTTCTGGGATACTAGACCAGAaatgcgcgcgttgctgcgcccgccCACATATATGAAATGATAGAATtcatagaaaaatataatataCAATTGAGAAAATCACAAGACAAGAAAATGTGGACAAATAAAGGCTATGAGCGAGAACAAATAAAGTCATTCCATGAAGAAAAACATTCCAGGAAGGTGAAAAACCTCGGAAAGAATGGGCTCCAGCTATTTCTTGTCTTTGTGTGAAAAGCCTTCTCTCTATAGATTTATTTGTAGTGAGAACTGGAAATTTGCAAGGAGAGCGATTTTGTTTTCTTCAGTTCGGTAGGTTCTTTCTCAAAACTTTCAAGTATAGTCTTCAGTTCTGTAATGCCAGATTTGAGATCTTTCACTGAAATACCATCTTTCGGGACTTATTCCTCACCATTAACATCTTGTATTTCCTGTGAaatttaaaaaagaaaagaaatcataAATATCTAAAAAGGTTTATTCTTGCTTGTAAAAGAAGGGTGGTTGAATTCTTTTCATTTGAACGCAACACAGCAGAGCTCACGCTTCAGACTCCAAAGACGGTAACTGTGATTCAGTTTAGCTTGTCAAGTATCTGAATGTAGTGGGAACTACGAAGAGTGATGAACATGATATTATATGCTGAACTTAAAAAAGAAAGATGAACTTGAAACAGTATCAGGTTTCCACCATACGTCACCATGGTGCCTTTGTGCTTACTAATGATTATCACAACTATAAATTGAAGACATTTCTAATTGAAATTTTATCAATTTTAATGTTCTCACCTAAATAAATTTAGTATCAACGACACAACATTTTGCAGTTCAATTCTAATGTAGCTTCCCGCACCAAGCTGTTTAAGTTTCCTTTTTTGCTTCTTCTGGCCCAAGCCTACAACAACTCTGTTACGGACTAAAAGTACATAGATATAGTAATAAAATGATCATGGTCATGCAACAAAACTAAACAACAATAGTTTATCGATTTCAAATTGCATTTAAATCTTTCCCTTGTGATGTTGATGGTATGAACTCCCTGCATGTTGGTGTACTTAAACAATGCTGAATATAACTGTAAGCTTACTGCTCGATCGAGATATTCCATGCTAATCCTGCAATCCATATATGTTGGCTAGGCTAATTTTCCTAAGCCACTATACAAATGAATTGGACATTTGACTTGAATCTTCATATCAATATAATGAGCCTACGATCTGCAACAAAAAAAAGGAACGAGAACAAAAACAAACCATAAATATCTATTTTAACAGCATCACAAGGATAGTGACAAGGGCATACAATTGTAACAGGAAATTGGGAATCTTTTTGTTTTCCAGGAAAACTGGGGATGGACCTCCAGGAAATGTAGCTATCTAGGAGGTTCAGGATCACATTAGATGCATTTTCCAATTAATACTAATAAAAGTAAGTAATTACTATGTCCGAGGAGGAGAGCATGTGACCGGCAATAGTTCATAATATCCTCGTATAAGATCAGTTATCTATATTTGGAATATGAATGAACATGTGGAAATATCAGAGTATTTTCAGGTTACGATAGTTTTATTCCAGTCTGTACGTGTTGGAGCAGCGACAAACTTGAGAAAATAGTGTGCACACTCCATAAGGTGTTCCCTGGAATTCATAAATGTTTTTTTTGTATGCATTATACCTTCCAAGTATTGAACAGGTATACAAACCAGTCTAGAGTGGGCGGAAATGAGTTCAACTATTGACTGTTAACCTACTTCCATAAAccaaaacttccttgcatctgtaTAACCGTAATTGCCTAATTGGTAAAAGAGACTTACTTGTCATTAAACAATTTACCCGTATGGAGGTGGAATATCCATGGATCATGCCACTATATGACTTTATCCGGTCAAACAACTATGTCTTGTCACTATGATGTTATCCGGTCAAACAACTATGTCTTGTCCATTACCCTGGCTTTGCACAACGCAACAATAATGGAGTTTTATGTCAATACACTAAGCATAACATTTGTCTTGTGACTACATGCCTTAtgtacttcacttcctcatagaaGCCATAGATGACTGTGTAATATGCCCCCACATTCAGGAAGCAAGCTCCTCCTTTCGCCACCACTTGGAGTTTGTCGAGCAACCGCTTGTTCCTGCTAGACTACCATAAGCACTTCAGAACAACGCAATATGACAAGGCATCACGCACAGAGCTTAGATATTTTTATGAAGGATAGATATTAGAGAGAAAATGAAGCAAATCTTTGGGCCATGACATGCAGGTAAATTTAAGAAGCATGAGCTTATACAAACAGAGAAAATCAAAGAAAACATGACTTGACATTCTTGAGGCCAGATGTTTTATGAGGTTTAATCTTGTTTGCCGCAAGGTCGCCAGGAATCACATGGTGTAAATTAGATTAATTTGTGCCACAAAATAACTTGAAAGCAAAAATAGTATACATAATTTATAACTTTCATGTAGTACTACTATTACTCGTACCTGGAAATGGACCACATTATTTAGACAAAGATAATCTACAATGATGAGAAAATTAATTTTTGTATGCTGACACATATTCAACATAAATTTAAGATGCTTAAAGTCTATagtatatagcaaatactttattTTCAGTCACTTAATCTGTAGAAGAGAGATAGGAAAATTGGAAGAGAACAGATGATAAAAAATAAAAAGGACATGAGAAATACTACTTagaggtcaaaatataatattacAAAGTTTGCAGCTGAGGAAAACCTGAATCATGTACTTACCCTGGATTGCTGGAAGTTGGTGCACCGTTGCTACCTTAGCATCCCTCTGAAATTTGATGGAGTGTACATATGGAAGTTATTTGATTTATAAAATGGAAAGAATTGTTAATATTTAAGTTCAGAATTATGAGTTAAACATTGAGATTTGGAACAATaatataaaataactgattgcctTTAGAGTTGTAACTTATAcctggccggcccagttagtgagTGGGGGCCAccttaaagcaattgggctggcccaataagtaaatgggttggcccaataaaagtgggtcccacactacagtAAGTGGGCAGGCCTAGTAAGTTGTAGGACCCTAgtcgtttgactagtcaacttgcattctcGGCCAACCAAGTTAGGCTTATGAGAAGGCACATTAAATTTTATGAGCCTAAAATCTTATATCAATGAtatacacaattacatacacgaaTAAAATAACTAGAAAATTACaaagcaattaatgtgcccaaataaaaaattacatataatcatgaagggcttctattagcatcatcaataacacgctgatatttggcaatcgccttgattgaatcttgtgtactctttgtcaacatatcagatatagatcttaaagcagcaaccccatgtctttcatacagtacaaccttgagatatttactgtttgataaaaggaatggtctaggttgacggctatgagaggatgcatcagaagaaagatcaaaacttTTTGTGGGTCTCTCTactgatgaagattgcttcatcacaattgCATTCTGATaacaatgcaaaaagagttaaacgatgaactatgataacatgtattaagcattatcgatatgagatagtcacaagtactaagctacgtacttacattatatcgttgcatagggtcACCACGAAACCTTTTGTGCCCTCTatgttctactaaggacttcttcattacaatcgCATTCtaataatattgcaaacatagttacaacagtgaactattcaaacatgtattatgcaatgtagatataagataataaaaaGTTGTATAAATAAGcacaagacaatgtatggaacttgtactaagcacatacttacatcataatgttgatcagtgtcgctacagatccttttttggcgactatcttctaatgatgactgcttcattacaaTCGCAttcggtaatattgcaaacatagttacaacaattaactattcaaacatgtattatgcaatgtagagatcggataacaacATGTagcgaaataagcacaagataagatatgatacatgtactaagcacatactcggCTCGCTGCAGGTTCTTCTCTTCGtgtactagtcgtggtcgacatgcctgtcatttcaGGTCCATCCATcaggtgaaatgctaatccttctgctccattgtccttagtatgtgtttagatatcacatttaagaccaaatcagatggtttcaaataacaaaaaacttgagctgccaaatgaataagctaatatttaccagatatcagattaaaaccaactagatgttgctttgcatgagataagaATTTCAtatattcagatttagagtagctaATGAATATAACTATAAtgccaaatgtcaggttcaaatcacctccgcagttgctccaagacaagcatatcaaatagacagaaacatagtaaagcgtgaatggcattgctatggcaggattCTATGTGTTCATCTCTtgtataaggaacaatgcatataggttatagataataacgaaaGTAAActaccaaaattaccaaccaagaactcagattccaaccttccctagcgtccccggtgttaatgttggatgttctaataagcggtttgcatgatcaatccctaggaaaaataacattgacaagttagtctacgataatacaaagaccagacatgcacgcaacaataactatacaagctgtgcgacaggagcattcatggaaaaaaatatagCATGGGAGTTTCTTTGGGGTTTCTTTGTCCAACTCCAGGACCCATTCTTCCAACTTCAACTTTACCTCGGGAGAGCACAAGGATTCCATTTCCTGAGAAGTTGAGCTACCCTATTCCACACCATCTAAACATTACTCCATATTAGTCTCCTAAGAAATAGTTACGTCGGCATTTTCCAAGCATTCCACATAACAACAGAAGAAATCATATTAATAGCACATTTTCCCTTGTTACTTACCCACAATCTCTGCACATTGTTATAACTACCACCAACGATTGCtttaacaatgtcaaaaataccacCCGGAATTAGCTATAAAACATCAGAGCTAAAGCATAGATGTTCCACAGTTTCATTCTCGGCACATAAAAGACAGCTAGTGTCACTAACATGCTCAGGTTTCGCTAGATTTGGAAGCATACCGTTAGGCTACCAATTCGTGCTTTGCAGCCATATTCGTGCCACGGTGTTCTAGCTCGCTGTCATTTCTTAGTGAAGGCTATCTCACCCCCTCACTACTGAATTCATGTCCATAGTTTACATGTATAATTAAGAAAATTGAGCCCAAACCAATATTGAACGAGCAATATGAAAAGAGaacaccgaggaaacggaaagggaCCATATTCACTCGTCGATGCCAAATTTCCTCACCATCTTGTATCGATTTTTGTAACTTACACATTCGTCACCGAATAACGGAATAAGCTCACTCCAGATCAGCTAACTACAGATTTGCAATTATTTCTAGCTCATTTTTCCAATTCTTTTTTCTCTTCGGAATATTTACCAAATTCAGATTTTCAGCTACAAGCCTATAAGGCCCTCACGAATATGATCTACAGTAGTTTCCTTGGGCTGGATAACAGGccggtgcctattgtttttttttaACAAAGTACAACCACAGCTCGGCCATCTTTAATTCCCGTGACGTGCTGCGACCAATCAACGTGTGCCACGTCACATTCACTACCCTCGCCGACGTGTGGGTCCCGTACATCAACTCGAGGGACATCCGTCTTTCTCCAAACATCACAACAGAAAAGTAGCCCGAGAAAAAAAAACACACTCTGAACGGaagtcgccggcgccgccgcggagcAGCAGCGCAAGCAGCAGCGAGGTCCGGCGATCTCTGCGGCGCGAGGATGCATTCGTTCGGGCACCGCGCGAACGCCGTGGCGACGTTCGCGGTGACGATACTGGCGGCCATGTGCTTCGCCGCCTCCTTCTCCGACAGCTTCAACTCCCCCACCCCCACCGCCTCCGTCAAGGTACCGTCCCCGTGACGCCGCGCTCGATCTCGGCCCGCCGCCCCTACGAGCGCGGCCGGCTCGATCTGCCCGTGGAACTCTTACTCGATTAGTTCGTCGCCGATTCGTCTCCTGACTCACGCGATCTGTCTGTGCTGTCTGAACTTGCGCAGATCCTGAACATCAACTGGTTCCAGAAAGAGGCCAACGCCAACGACGAGGTACCCATTCCCTTGTCTCCTGACGCGAAATTAGTAGCGAAACCAACACGAGATTACCTTTCTGGGATGTGACAAATTCTGACAGATACTTTGTTCTACGGTTCGTTCCCATTCAGGTTAGCATGACGCTCAACATCTCGGCCGACCTTTCGTCTCTCTTCACGTggaacacaaaacaggtaatgTGTATTGCTGGCACAACTATCCCTTTCCCCCTAAATGTTCACTGGTTCACATCGTTGTGAAATCAAATAGAGGCGATGCCTGTTCTAGAAAAGTTTCTATGCCCATGCTGGAAAGTATGGTATGAGCTTGAGGTTGAACGCATTTCTTTCCCCGACGAGATAGCAAGGTTAGATAGGGATATAAGGTTGAAGGCCTGAAGTCAGCTTATGACCCCATTACGACAGTGAAATTTTCTGTACTGTAGGTGAAAATAAATTCAAGTCTGTAAAAGCATCAGAAATAGTATCTCTTTAAGTGGGTGAAGTGCAAATGAAAATTATCTCTATATTTATAGCTATCTCAGATGTTGGATGATCTTGTGCCAGTGGAAACTAAAAGGGTGTTTGTTGCCTGTAAATAAATTCTGATTTAGGGTCCTTAAActaacatgcaaataaagtttgaatgtatGCTCATCTTTTGATTTTGGGATAAAGCTGAGAATGTTTCCCTGCTTCTGATTTGCTAAATCACTTGTTGCTACTTTTGTGAATGGTTGTAGGTTTTTGTTTTTGTGGCAGCTGAATACGAGACTCCACAAAATGCGTTGAATCAAGTAAGTTTATCGATGATTGTTCTTGAATCGTAGTGTATGTTTTCAAATATGACGCATGATTTTATTCCTTCTGTATAAAAGCTGAAATGTTGATAACTCTTTTGAACATCACTCCTGCATGGGAGAGAGATTGTATACACTGTCGCATGTTTCTGTTTTAAGATTGTTCACCTAAATTAGTAGTACCTTTACGTAAGTGGTAAGTTCTGCTGAAGAAAACCTACCCACCTATGATATAACAAGGAAAATTTATTTCAGTGCCAACCACTACCATGTTATGTTGTTGGCACCAGTAATCTCATATGACTGTGTGGGCCAGCATGTATGCTTACATCAATGCAAATCTGCAGCGATGGGTAGTTAAGGCAAAAAGCTTTCGCTGGTCACAGTGCCGCAATTTCATACAGGTGCCATATACTTGTGGCTTTGCAGTGTTGGAACATAACTTCTTTCTTTGTCTTCTGTTCAACAGAGTGCAAGCATAGGGTAGAGAGGCTTATATAGTTGATGGTTTTGGAAACTGAATTTAACTAGCTGTATGGTTACACTGAACCTTGTTACCTTGTTTAGGTATACAGTAGTAGAGGTCCGAACTAATAATTTTCTTCTGTTCATTTTGGAGCCTAGTTACAGCTCAGCAGCAATTCATGGTAGTGGTTGCCACCAGTCCACAAAACTAAAAATCAGTCGGATTGGGCCGAGTTGAGCTCATTTACTATGCATGTTTATCATCAATTCCGAGGAATCATTTTGAAGCACTGTGCTAGAATGTATCATGATGAGCTAAATTGTCTAAATTCAGCCTCAGGTCACTTGGAACTATCCTTGGTGAAACAAACCAAGAAATTATTAGTAGCACCTTTAGGAAAGTGGTAAGTCCTGCTGAGGAAAACTTGCCCAGTTATAATGAAACCAAGATAATTTATTTCTGTTCTCGGTGCCCACAACAACCATGTTGTGGTGGCACCAGTAATCTAGTATGATTCTGTAGGCCAGTATGCGTGCTCACATGAATGCAACTCTGCAACAATGGGTGGTTAGAGCACAAAGCTTCTGCTCGTCACAGTACTGCAATTCCATACAGCTGAAACATATTTGTGGCTTTCAGTGTTCGAAACTAACTTCTTTCTTAGACTTCTGTTCAGCGTAGAGTTCAAGCATAGGGTACATGCATATAATAGTTGATGGTTTTTGAAACTGAATTTAACTAGCTGTAGAGTTGCACTAAATATTGTAACCTTGTTCAATTATACAGTAGGAGAGGTACGAACTAATAGTTTTCTTCTGTTCAATTTGGGCCTAGTTACTGATAACCAGCCAGTGGTGGTAGTACTGGTTATGACCAGTCCAGAAAATTCAAAATCAGTCGAATTCGGCATAGTTTAGCTTATTTTTGTTCATGCTTATCAACAATTCTGATGTTTCATTTTGAAGCACTCTACTACATAGTATCATGATGGGTTAATTTATCTAAATGTTAGCCTCAAACCAATTGAAATATCCTTACTAAAGAAACCAAGACTACCAGTTTTGCTTATAGATGACTGCCTTTTTATTGCACCACAGATTTGCCATCTGCTTGAATTCGAGACTTAGATAAACTAAAGTTGTAGCAGCCATATGTTTATAAATGAAGTATAAACTGCAGAGATGCTGAAGTTCGCCAAATTAATTTTAAATGTTTCCTATCAGAGCTAGGTGAAATAAGCTTGGTCAAAATCTTGATAAAGATAGTTTAGTAGATTAGATCAATGAACCCAAAGTATAGTTACCCAAATGATTGTGTGGGCTAGTATGTGTACTCATATACTTAATGCAAACTTGCAAGTTACAACAACTGAGTAGTCATGACACAAAGCTGCTGTTGGCCAACAGACCAACAGTTCCAGTCAATTGGCATGTACCTCTGTCGCTTGCAGTAGTAGCAAATAACCTCCTTGTTCTCCTCTTCATCATGTAACGGGCGTATAGGTAGATGCCTATATATATTTATGGGTTCGGAAGCTGAATTTAACTTGCTGTATGGCTATACTAAACTTGCTTTGTGTAGTTACACTAAGATTTTTCATTCGAATCCTAGGTAATCAGTCGGTACTGGTTACTGCCCCACGAAAACTCAACAATGGGGCTAGCTAAAATTCAGAAACTTCCAAATTTCACTGAAGTTTAGCTCAAATGCTCAATTGTGATGATTGATTTTGGACATTCCAATAAAATATGATGATGTGCTAAACTATCTATACTCAGCCTGAAACAACTTGAACACTTCCTGAATGAAGTAAGCTATGATGATCAGTTTTATGTATGCTGCTGGTTGGCTTTTGGGTGCACCACTGATTTTACATTTTCTTCTGGGATTCTGAAGTTAGATGAACTGTGAAGAACATATTGGCCAAATTAGTTGAAATGTGTTTTACCAAAGGCAGGTGAAGTAAGCTTGGTCAAAATCAGCATCAGTTATTGATAAAAGTACATTTGTAGATTTGCATCAACAAAACTAACATATTTATTGTATGGCCTGCTGCTGTTTGTTTTCTACCGTGATAAGAACTTTTGGTGTGTTATTCATGAGAATATATTATGTAGTTGTATACATGAGATATCTTTAACAAAAAGAAGGCCTACTATTTTACCTACTTCAGTTATTATGATATTAGTTCTGTATTAATTACGGAGTCATTTTCCTATAGTCTACTTCAGTTATATCGTGTAACTCCAGTTATCTTCTTCCAGTTATAATGGCAATGACTGTTTGGTCTATATCACAGGTTTCCCTTTGGGATGGAATTATACCTTCAAAGGAGCACGCCAAGTTCTTGATCCATACCACAAACAAGTACAGATTTATTGACCAGGCAAGCACTTTACCTTGGTTGACTGTTAGTTTGATGCAAATCATCTAATGCGATTGTGACTTAATTCTGAAGGCAAGGAATACTTGTTAAGGGAAAAGAAATCCATGGATCCATGTACTGTACCCCATTCCCAACCCCACCATGTTAATAAAATGCTTGACACGTTGAACAGATTATCCAC encodes:
- the LOC124652749 gene encoding signal peptidase complex subunit 3B-like, with the translated sequence MHSFGHRANAVATFAVTILAAMCFAASFSDSFNSPTPTASVKILNINWFQKEANANDEVSMTLNISADLSSLFTWNTKQVFVFVAAEYETPQNALNQVSLWDGIIPSKEHAKFLIHTTNKYRFIDQGSNLKGKDFNLTMHWHIMPKTGKMFADKIVMTGYRLPEQYR